The segment GGTGACGCCGATGATCCGGCAGCGCGGCCGTTGCAGGGCGTGCTCCAGGGCCCGGACGCGCCGGGTGAGGGCGTGGCCATCCATTACCGGCATGTTGCAGTCGGTCAGCAGCACATCGAAGTAGCCGGTCTGCCACAGCCCCAGCGCCGCCTCGCCCTGTTCGGCCAAGGTCACCTGGTGGCCGAGCGAGCCCAATTGCTTGTCCAGCAGCAGCAGGTTGGCGGGGTAGTCGTCGACCACCAGAATGCGCAGCGCCGTGGTGCCCTGGGCGCTTTCATCCGGGGCGCCTGAGGTGTCGGCGGAGGGCTCCGCCTGTTTCAAGGTGAGCCGCACATCGACCTGGGTGCCAAGGCCCTCCAGGCTTTGCAGGCTGAGTTCGCCGCCCATCAAGGCGCACAGGTGGCGGCTGATCAGCAGGCCCAGGCCGGCCCCCTGGCGGCCAGCGTGTTCGCCAGCCTGGGCGAAGGCCTCGAACAGTCGGGCCTGATCGGCGCTGCTGATGCCGACGCCGCTGTCACTGACCTGCAGTTGCACGGCAAGCATGCCCGGCACATCAGGTGTGCCGCGCAAGCTCACCCCTACCTGGCCGCGGTGGGTGAACTTGATCGCGTTGCTTACCAGGTTGGCCAGCACCTGCTTGAGCCGCAGCGGGTCGGCCTCGACCCAGCAGGCAGCTTCGGGCACCGAGGCCTGCAGGCCAATGCCTTTGGCTCGGGCGTTGCCCTCGAACATGCGCAGCACCGCTTGCACCAGGGCGCGCAACTCGATGGGGACAGGCTGCAAGGTCATGCGCCCGGACTCGATGCGGGAGATGTCCAGCACATCGCCAATCAGATCGAGCAGCCCGACCGCAGAATCGTGGGCGGTCTCCAGAGCCTGGGGGTCGTTGCGGCCCTTGCGGCTGTCCTGCAAGGCCAGCTCCAGCAAGCCTATGACAGCGTTCATCGGGGTGCGTATCTCGTGGCTCATCACCGCCAGGAAGGTGCTCTTGGCTTGGCTGGCCTGCTCGGCATCGACCTTGGCCTGGCGCAATTGCTCAAGCAGCGCACGGCTCAAGCCCAGTTGCACTTGCAGGGCGCGCTGGGCTTCGGTGCGCTGGTGAATCAGCTTGCGCAGGTAGAGGTTCCAGAACAGCACCCCGGCCAGTATCACGCCTGCCAGCAGCAACGCCTGGATCGCCAGGCTGCGGTAATTGCGCCAGGGGCTGTCGCTGGCCACGGCGCTGCTGCGCCAGCGGTCGACCAGTTGGTCCAGCTGGTCGGGGGGCAGGCTCAGCAGAGCCTTGTCGAGGATCGCCTGCAACTGCGGCAGCGCCGGGGTTACGGCAAAACTTGCCGCTATTGGCTCGTCGCCAAGTTGCCCGGCAACCCTGAGCTTGCCGTTGCCCAGCTGGTTGATGAAATAGTTGGCGTTGATCAGCGGGCTGAGGGCGGCATCGGCCTTGCCATCGATCACGGCTTGCAGCAGCTCGAGCGGGTTCTTGGCTTTGACCACCTGGTGGTTGAGCAGGTCACCGCGCAGCGGTGAACCCTGCAGCACAGCGATGCGCCTGGCGGCGAGTGGCTGCCCGCTATCCAGCGCTGAGGCATCGGCGCGGGTCACCAATACCCGCGGGCTGACCATGAATGACCGGGTGTAGCGCAGGCGATTGGCCTGGCGGGGGTCATGGCCGATGGCGCCAAGCATGTCGACCTTGCCCTGCGCCGCAGCCTCGAGCATGGCGTCGAACGAGTCGGTCATCACGAATTCGAAATGCAGGCCGGTACGGCGGCTGATCTGCTCCAGCACATCGACGGCGATACCGCGCGGTTGCTGCAAGGCATCGGTGAAGGTCAGGGGGGCGAGGCTGGTGTTGATCATCACCCGCACGCTGGGATGTCTGGCGATCCAGTTGCGTTCCTCGGCGCTCAGCGCGTCCAGGCGGCGATCAAGCAGGGTTGCGGTGCTACCGCGCGTCCAGCGATTCAGGATGTTCAGGCGCTCGCTGCCGCTGATGCGTTGCAGCGCCTGGTTGACCAGTTTCAGCAAGCGCTGCTGGTCACGGTCCACGGCGAAGGAGAAGGTGCTGGGCGGCGCCTTGACCAGGTGATCGATGGCGACCAGCCCCTGGTAGCCCTTGCCGATCACGTAGTCGGTACTGATGGCATCGCCCAGATACGCATCGGCCTGCCCGAGGGCAACGGCGGCTACGCCTGCCAGGGTGGAGCGCTGCAGCACCAGCCGGGCATTGGGGTAGAGCTGGCGCACAGCTTCGCTTGGCCAGTAGTGGTCGACCATGGCCAGGCGCATGCCGGTCAGGTCGCCGGCGTCACGCAAGGGGTGACCGTGGCGGGCGACGACCACCGGCAGGTCATCGGCATAGGGTTGGCTCAATGCAAGCCCCGCATCGGCGGCTTCGAAGGCATTGGAGCTGCCCAACAGGTCGATTTCACCCTTGTGCAGGGCGGCAATGGCTTGGGGGCGGTCAGGGTAGCGAATAACCTGCACCGGAACGCCCAGCTGTTCGCCGATCAGGCCGGCATAGTCGGCGCTGAGGCCTTCGTAGTCGGCCTGGCTGGTATTGATGTCGAAGGGGGGGTAATCCGGGTTCGAGGTACCCAGGCGCAGGCCGTTGCGTGTCGCCAGCCACTCGCGGTCGGCGAGCGTCAGGCGCAGGGGTGGCACGGCGCTTTGCGAGCGGGCGAGTAGTTGCCGGGGCTCGCCGGCCGCTTGCGCCAAGCCGGGGGCGAGCGCGAATGCGGCCAGCAGCAGGCACACCAGGGTGCCTTTGCCCATGGTCTCAGACCACGTTGTTGCGTTTGGCCAGGTCGACCATTTCCACCAGCGATTCGGCCTTGAGCTTTTCAAGGATCCGGCCGCGGTAGGTGCTGATGGTCTTGGCACTGAGGTTCATCTGCTCGCCGATCAACTTGTTGCTCTGCCCGGCGCACAAGCGCCGCAATACCTCCATCTCACGGTTGGAAAGCAGGCCGAGGCGTTCGTGCTCGCTTTCCAGGCTGTTGCTGTTCACTGCCATCTGCGGGAAGGTCGAATACCCCTTCACCAGCGCCTTCAGGGCGAACACCAGTGCGTCGAGGTCCTCATCCTTGTTCACGAAGGCGGAAATGCCGGCGTCCATGCAGCGGCGCACATAAAGGTCGGCGGGCTGGCCGGTCAGGGCCATGATCTTGGGGGGTGGGTCCAGCAGCTTGAGGCGTTTGATCACCTCCATGCCGTCCAGGTCGGGCAGGCCGATGTCGAGTATGACCACGTCGGCCCTGGTTTTTGCCGCCAAGGTGGCGGCCTCCTTGCCCTTGCCGGTTTCACCGACGACGGTGAAGCGCTCGTTCTCGAGCAGCATGCGCACGGCAAGGCGAACGATGTGGTGGTCATCGACCAGCAGCACGGATGTCATGCAATAACTCCTGTTGAATTGAGCCCGCGTCCTTTGATGCATCAGGCTCAGGTCTGGGGCTGCAAAGCCGGGGCAGCGCACATTACGGCGATTCAGGAGCCTTGGTAATAGGGGAGTATAGGTGTGTTGAAAAACCAACGGGCTTTTGTTGAAAAGGACTACAAAAGGGCCTGAGGCGGCCCTTGTGGCGATGGCCGGTGTTGCATGTCAGGCGCAGGCGGGGTGGGCCTTGTGCACCCGTTGGGTGGAAGCTGGGTTGTTGTGCAAGGCCCGGCCAACCCGGGTTGGCCGAGGGCTCAGCTGGCCGCCGCAATTAGGGCAGCCACTGCTGAAATGCTGCGCGGCACAGGCGCTGCAGAAGGTGCATTCGAACGAGCAGATCAGTGCATCCGGGCTGTCACCGGGCAGATCGCGGTCACAGCATTCGCAGTTGGGGCGTAGCTCGAGCATGGCGTGGCTTCCGTGGTTGGCAAAGCCTGAGTGTGCTACGGCGCCCTACTGCCCGGCAATCGGCTCAGCGCCCGGGGCGGTAGAGGTGGGCGTGGCCGGCGCGGTACAGCGCCGAATCGGCGAACGGTGCATCGCCCAGCACATGGCCGACCAGAATCAGCGCCGTGCGCCGGAAGCCCTTGCCGGCCACCTGTTCGACGATGTTTGCCAGGGTGCCGCGGGCCCAGTCCTGGTCAGGCCAGGTGGCCCGGTGCACCACGGCCACCGGGCAGTCGGCGCCGTAATGCGGCAGCAGTTCGTCGACGATGCGCGCCAGGTTACGGATGCCCAGGTGGATGGCCAGGGTGCACCCATGGCGGGCCAGGTCGGCCAGTTGTTCGCCGGCGGGCATCGGCGAGCTGTCGCCGTAGCGGGTCAGAATCACCGTTTGTGCCACTTCCGGCAGGGTCAGTTCGCAGCCGAGCAGGGCGGCACTGGCAGCGGTGGCAGTGACCCCGGGGATGATCTGGTAGTCGATGCCCAGCTCGTGCAGGTGGCGGATCTGCTCGCCGATGGCGCCGTACAGGCTCGGGTCGCCGCTGTGTACCCGGGCCACGTCCTGGCCGTTGACGTGGGCCTGGCGCATGGCGTCGATGATCTGCTCCAGGTGCAACTCAGCACTGTTGATGACGGTGCTGGCGCGGTGCCCTTCGAGCACCGCAGGCGGTACCAGGGAGCCTGCGTAGATGATCACCGGGCACTGATGGATCAGGCGTTGGCCCTTGACCGTGATCAGCTCGGGGTCGCCGGGGCCGGCGCCGATGAAGTAGACCGTCATGAAAAATCCTTGCAGAAAAAAGGCGGATTATCCGCCGTACGCCAGCGCCAGGGTAGCGCCACCCAGTACTTGCCGGGGCACGTGCAGGCGGGGCGCGGCGCAACGGGTACCGGCCAGCGCCAGGGCGGTGCTTTCGGCGACGCCCCAGCAGCCGGTCTGGGCGAAGGCTGCGGCTGAGCGTTGGCTGAGCAGTGGCTCGAAGCCAAGCAGGTGCTCGGCATCGAAACAGATGAGGGGGAGCCCCAGGCGCTCGGCCAGTGCCAGCAGCCCGGGCTCGCGCGCCTTGTGGCGGATGCTGGCGACCCCGTGCAGGGCGTTCAGCGCCAGGCCGTGTTCGGCCAGGGTCTGGCGCAGCAGCACCGCCAGGGTTTCCACCGGGCAACCCCGGCGGCAACCAAAGCCTGCGAACAGTGCAGGGGTTGACATCAGGCGGCGCTGGAACGGCGGAACAGCCACGCACTGAGCAGGCCCAAGGCCAGCCAGAATGCAGCGTTGGTCAGCCACGAGGCGATCTTGAACTGGGTTTCAAGGGCTTCGGGGGCCAGGCTTTCGTGTACGGGTGGTTGCGGTGCGCCGATCACATGCGGGATCACCAGCAGCACCACGCCCAGCACCTTGAACAGCCAGTGGCGTGCGAACACCAGCAGCGCAAGGCCGGCAGCGGTGGCGGCGGCGGTGCCGATCCACCAGCTTTGGCGCAGGCCTAGGTCGGCTGCGGCGGTGCCCGGCAGCTCCGGTGGCAGGCCCAGGGTCGGTGCCAGGCAGAACACCGCAAAACCCGCCAGCCCCCACCAGGCACCGCTGCGCACCCGGCCCGGCTCACGCAGGCTATACAGCGCCGCGAGAATCAGGGCGAAGCCTACCGCCACCACCAGATTGCCACCGGTGGTGGACAGCACGCGCTGCCAGCCATCTTCCGGCGACCAGGCCTCGCCGCCGTGTTCGTGCTCATGGGCTGCGCCGGCCTCGCCGTGCTCGTGGTGTTCGGCGGCAGGGGCTGCGCTCTCGTAGGTTTCGGCCTGCAGAATCAGCGGGGCCACCCAGAAACTTTGCAGCAACGTCAGCAACAGGGCTGCGAGCAGCCCGCTGAAGCCCGCGGTGCGGGCAATGCGCGTAATCATGCAGGGATTCTCGGTAACCGGTCAGTGGCAGGGGAAGGCAGCGCTGTGGCGGGTATCGTGAGCCGCGTTGTGCACGGCCTCGATGTGCGAGAAACCGGCGAAGTACACCAGGCACAGGCCCAGCAGGCTGGCGCCGATGGCGATGACCATGCGCTGACTGAGGGAAGTAGGGGTGGCGATGCTGTGTTTGGCGGTGCTGATTGGCATGACGCGTTCCTCTGCTGCTTTTGTTGTGGCAACGGGCAAGCGCGGCGACCCCGGGCATGAGCGCCCAGGGCATACGACAGCGCCCGCCCACCGCGGGGTGTTGATAGGGCGTCCAGGCCGGTCTCCGGGCTGGCGAGGTGGAGCGGGGCTCCAGGTTATGCGTTTCCTTCCCATGCCGGACTGCTGGCACAGTGGTTCAGACGCATCACTCGCTTACCGTTGCGGGGGCAGCACCGGCTTTGCCAGGCCTTATGAAAGGCACTTGGCGCACCGGTTTCCCGTTTCACCCCCAATGGGGGCACCTTGACGCAGTGCGCTAGCAAATCACGGGGCAGGGCGGGCGTCAATCGCCGCGGCGGTTGACCGGATTGCAGGCACTGCGTAGCCTTGCCGCTTCGAGGTTCTCCGGCTGCTGCCGGAGCTAAGACGGGAACGCGGTCCAAGCCGCGGCTGCCCCCGCAACTGTAGGCACTAAAAGGGCTGGCACAGCCACTGCGCACGCGCGGGAAGGCGCCATCCCGCCGGCAACAGCCGGCACGGTGCAAGCCAGGAGACCTGCCTCGCAACGTTTTCGACTTTAAACCGGGCGGGGTGATCCGGTGGCGAACGCGCCCGGCCGGCAACGCCCGTGGCTGTCGCGCCGTATGCCCGCGCCACTGCAGCCAAGGGCACCTCCCATGAAAACACTGGCCAAGCTCCCCGTCACCATCGTCACCGGCTTTCTCGGCTCGGGTAAAACCACGCTGCTGCGCCACATGCTCGACAACGCCCAGGGCCGCCGCATTGCGGTGATCGTCAACGAATTCGGCGAGCTGGGCATCGATGGCGAAATCCTCAAGCAGTGCAGCATCGGCTGCAGCGAAGAAGAGGCCAACGGCCGCGTGTACGAGCTGGCCAACGGCTGCCTGTGCTGCACCGTGCAGGAAGAGTTCTTCCCGGTGATGCGCGAACTGGTGGCGCGCCGTGGCGACCTCGACCACATCCTCATCGAAACCAGCGGCCTGGCCCT is part of the Pseudomonas fakonensis genome and harbors:
- a CDS encoding response regulator transcription factor; translation: MTSVLLVDDHHIVRLAVRMLLENERFTVVGETGKGKEAATLAAKTRADVVILDIGLPDLDGMEVIKRLKLLDPPPKIMALTGQPADLYVRRCMDAGISAFVNKDEDLDALVFALKALVKGYSTFPQMAVNSNSLESEHERLGLLSNREMEVLRRLCAGQSNKLIGEQMNLSAKTISTYRGRILEKLKAESLVEMVDLAKRNNVV
- a CDS encoding CbtA family protein; this translates as MITRIARTAGFSGLLAALLLTLLQSFWVAPLILQAETYESAAPAAEHHEHGEAGAAHEHEHGGEAWSPEDGWQRVLSTTGGNLVVAVGFALILAALYSLREPGRVRSGAWWGLAGFAVFCLAPTLGLPPELPGTAAADLGLRQSWWIGTAAATAAGLALLVFARHWLFKVLGVVLLVIPHVIGAPQPPVHESLAPEALETQFKIASWLTNAAFWLALGLLSAWLFRRSSAA
- a CDS encoding CbtB domain-containing protein; the protein is MPISTAKHSIATPTSLSQRMVIAIGASLLGLCLVYFAGFSHIEAVHNAAHDTRHSAAFPCH
- a CDS encoding cobalamin biosynthesis protein; its protein translation is MSTPALFAGFGCRRGCPVETLAVLLRQTLAEHGLALNALHGVASIRHKAREPGLLALAERLGLPLICFDAEHLLGFEPLLSQRSAAAFAQTGCWGVAESTALALAGTRCAAPRLHVPRQVLGGATLALAYGG
- a CDS encoding transporter substrate-binding domain-containing protein → MGKGTLVCLLLAAFALAPGLAQAAGEPRQLLARSQSAVPPLRLTLADREWLATRNGLRLGTSNPDYPPFDINTSQADYEGLSADYAGLIGEQLGVPVQVIRYPDRPQAIAALHKGEIDLLGSSNAFEAADAGLALSQPYADDLPVVVARHGHPLRDAGDLTGMRLAMVDHYWPSEAVRQLYPNARLVLQRSTLAGVAAVALGQADAYLGDAISTDYVIGKGYQGLVAIDHLVKAPPSTFSFAVDRDQQRLLKLVNQALQRISGSERLNILNRWTRGSTATLLDRRLDALSAEERNWIARHPSVRVMINTSLAPLTFTDALQQPRGIAVDVLEQISRRTGLHFEFVMTDSFDAMLEAAAQGKVDMLGAIGHDPRQANRLRYTRSFMVSPRVLVTRADASALDSGQPLAARRIAVLQGSPLRGDLLNHQVVKAKNPLELLQAVIDGKADAALSPLINANYFINQLGNGKLRVAGQLGDEPIAASFAVTPALPQLQAILDKALLSLPPDQLDQLVDRWRSSAVASDSPWRNYRSLAIQALLLAGVILAGVLFWNLYLRKLIHQRTEAQRALQVQLGLSRALLEQLRQAKVDAEQASQAKSTFLAVMSHEIRTPMNAVIGLLELALQDSRKGRNDPQALETAHDSAVGLLDLIGDVLDISRIESGRMTLQPVPIELRALVQAVLRMFEGNARAKGIGLQASVPEAACWVEADPLRLKQVLANLVSNAIKFTHRGQVGVSLRGTPDVPGMLAVQLQVSDSGVGISSADQARLFEAFAQAGEHAGRQGAGLGLLISRHLCALMGGELSLQSLEGLGTQVDVRLTLKQAEPSADTSGAPDESAQGTTALRILVVDDYPANLLLLDKQLGSLGHQVTLAEQGEAALGLWQTGYFDVLLTDCNMPVMDGHALTRRVRALEHALQRPRCRIIGVTANAQAEERQRCLASGMDECLFKPLGLRALQASLATAKPLPFTEQPQAAPYRASGFELAKLRHLTQDDRQLTLTLLRQLAESTAEDLQSLRNLGEPAAPDALAMTVHRIKGGAKMLKVSAVVADCEALEQAIADGLPTGPLLAPLLESLQSLERELRQGVSAIAGSS
- a CDS encoding DUF1272 domain-containing protein, coding for MLELRPNCECCDRDLPGDSPDALICSFECTFCSACAAQHFSSGCPNCGGQLSPRPTRVGRALHNNPASTQRVHKAHPACA
- the cobM gene encoding precorrin-4 C(11)-methyltransferase, with the protein product MTVYFIGAGPGDPELITVKGQRLIHQCPVIIYAGSLVPPAVLEGHRASTVINSAELHLEQIIDAMRQAHVNGQDVARVHSGDPSLYGAIGEQIRHLHELGIDYQIIPGVTATAASAALLGCELTLPEVAQTVILTRYGDSSPMPAGEQLADLARHGCTLAIHLGIRNLARIVDELLPHYGADCPVAVVHRATWPDQDWARGTLANIVEQVAGKGFRRTALILVGHVLGDAPFADSALYRAGHAHLYRPGR